The genomic segment TCTGCTTTGTAGTTTTTTAAAAATTTAATTAAAAATAAAAAGTACTTTTTTAAGTACTTTTATATATATTTGCAATATGGAAATAGTAAATTATACAGATTTTCGTTCCAATTTAAAGCATTGGTTTGAAAAAGTGATTAATGATGTGAGTGACGTTGTTATCAAAAGAAAAAATGGGAAAGATTTAGTTTTAATATCTTTAGATGAATACAATTCATTGAAAGAAACTAACTATTTGTTATCTGGAAAAAACGGAGCTGTTCTATTAGATTCAATCGAAGAATTAGAAAGTGGTAAAGGCTTAAGAAAAGAATTGATAGAATAATGCAATTAATTTGGTCGACTAAATCTTGGAATGATTATCTCTATTGGCAAAAAGTCGATAAAAAAATTGCAAAACGAATTAACGAATTACTTAAAGTTTGTATGCGAACTCCTTTTGAAGGAATAGGAAAGCCTGAAGCTTTAAAAAATAATTTACAAGGATATTGGTCTAGAAGAATTACAAGCGAACATCGATTAGTTTATAAATGTGAAAATGAAGAGTTGTTCATTTTGGCTTGTAGATATCATTATGGGCAGTAAATTTTATTTTTTTAAACCATGATTGCCTTAGTAGATTGCAACAGTTTTTATGCTTCTTGCGAACAAGTTTTTAGACCCGATTTACAGGGAAAACCAGTCGTTGTTTTAAGTAATAACGATGGTTGTGTAATTGCAGCAAATAAAGAAGCAAAAGCGTTGGCTCACATTCCTATGTTTCAGCCAGTTTTCAAAATAAAAAATATTTTAAAAGCCAATAATGTAACTTGTTTTTCATCTAATTACACATTGTATGCAGATATGTCTCAACGAGTTATGGATACTTTGCGAGAATTCTCGCCAATTGTAGAAGAATATAGTATCGACGAAAGTTTTGTGGATTTATCGTATTATCATACGGATGAATTAGATAAAATTGTCCATAAAATTAAAGAAAAAATTTATAAAAATACAGGAATTCCTGTTGGAGTAGGAGTTGCAAAAACGAAGTCGCTTTCTAAAATGGCGAATAAATTTGCCAAGAAAATTCCTGAGAATAACGGAGTTTACGTTGTAGATTCAGAAGAAAAAAGACAGCTTTTATTAAGTTCTGCTAAAATAAAAGACATTTGGGGAGTTGGACGAAAACACACCATTCGCATTGAAAATACTGGAGCAAAAACAGCTTTAGATTTTGCAAATACCAATTTGGCTTGGGTAAGAAAAGAATTAACAGTTGTTGGAGAACGTCTTTGGCGAGAATTAAATAATTTACCTTGTTTGGAATTGGTTACAGAAACCAGTGTAAAAAAAGGAATTGGAACTGCTAAATCTTTCGGAAAAAAGTTGGCAGATTATAGTATCATCTCTGAAGCAACCAGTTTTTATGTAGCAGAAGTTGCAGATTTGTTACGTCAGCAAGGTTCTGCAGCAGGTTGTATTGAGGTTTTTTTACAGACGAATTATTTTAGTAATTCCGACAATCAATATTCAAATAAAATAGTTATTACTCTAGATACACCCACAAATAATACAATTAAATTAACGAAAGAGGCTTTAAAAGGACTCAAAAAAATCTACAAATCTGGTTATCGCTATAAAAAAGTAGGTGTAAATTTATTTAATTTAGTTCCAGAAAACCAAGTGCAAACAAGTCTTTTTTACGAAGAACATAAAAGTGAAAGCAAAGAATTAGGAAAAGTAATTGACGCTTTAAATAGTAAGTTTGGTAAGAATAAGGTAAAATTAGCAACTGTTGGTAATCGCGAAAAAGATTGGGCGTTAATTAAAGAACATAGGAGCCCAAGATTTACTACACAATGGAGTGAGTTGTTAACGATTGGGAAGAGAAACTAATTTATTTCAAGATTAAAAAATGTATATTTATTATAGAAAAAGCATAAGAATTATGTATTTAGAAACAAGAAAACACGAATTTATACTTTAAATAAAAACATAGAAAGTAACACTAACAAGAGTTAAATTAGTGTAGTGGCTGTTATTTTAAAAAACACTCGTTTTATTTGTTGTAATAAAGTTACAATAAAACATTTAGATAGTTTACAAAATTATCGATTGCTTAATTTTTGAAAATAAAAAGCTGGCAACAATAATAATAAGAATAGTGGATGAATTATAAAACGTCGTATGTAAAAAGGAAGTAAATAACCATTTTCGAATTGATTTCTTAA from the Polaribacter cellanae genome contains:
- a CDS encoding Y-family DNA polymerase, giving the protein MIALVDCNSFYASCEQVFRPDLQGKPVVVLSNNDGCVIAANKEAKALAHIPMFQPVFKIKNILKANNVTCFSSNYTLYADMSQRVMDTLREFSPIVEEYSIDESFVDLSYYHTDELDKIVHKIKEKIYKNTGIPVGVGVAKTKSLSKMANKFAKKIPENNGVYVVDSEEKRQLLLSSAKIKDIWGVGRKHTIRIENTGAKTALDFANTNLAWVRKELTVVGERLWRELNNLPCLELVTETSVKKGIGTAKSFGKKLADYSIISEATSFYVAEVADLLRQQGSAAGCIEVFLQTNYFSNSDNQYSNKIVITLDTPTNNTIKLTKEALKGLKKIYKSGYRYKKVGVNLFNLVPENQVQTSLFYEEHKSESKELGKVIDALNSKFGKNKVKLATVGNREKDWALIKEHRSPRFTTQWSELLTIGKRN
- a CDS encoding Txe/YoeB family addiction module toxin, with product MQLIWSTKSWNDYLYWQKVDKKIAKRINELLKVCMRTPFEGIGKPEALKNNLQGYWSRRITSEHRLVYKCENEELFILACRYHYGQ
- a CDS encoding type II toxin-antitoxin system Phd/YefM family antitoxin yields the protein MEIVNYTDFRSNLKHWFEKVINDVSDVVIKRKNGKDLVLISLDEYNSLKETNYLLSGKNGAVLLDSIEELESGKGLRKELIE